DNA from Bradyrhizobium japonicum USDA 6:
CGCGGCAGGGTCGCGCTGCATGTCATCACCGGCGGCAATGCGACCGAGCTTCGGCAGGACGGCAACACGCTCGACGACAAGGACGAGCGCTACGCCCGCACCTCCGAATTCCTCGACGTCCTCAAGCTGGAATGGACCAGCGACAAGCCGTTCACCTACAAGGGCAGGTACTATCAGGTCGAGAAAGCGTTCTCGCAGGTGAAGCCGTATCATTCCGAGGGCATCCGGATCTATTTCGGCGGTGCTTCGGATGCGGCGATCGAGGTCGCCGGCAAGCATGCCGACACCTTTGCGCTGTGGGGCGAATCCTATGCGCAGGTGCGCGACGTCACCTCCCGCGTCCACAACGCGGCGGTTCGTCAGGGACGGCCGACGCCGCGTTTCAGCCTCTCGGTGCGGCCGATCATTGCCCCGACCGAGAAGCAGGCCTGGGAGAAGGCGGAAGAGATCCTGGCGCGCGCCACCGCGCTCCAGGACAAGACCGGCTACCGCAAGCCTGCCGACGGCCACGCCACGGCCGGCGCGCGGCGCCTGCTCGCGCTCGCCGACCAGGGCAGCCGGATCGACAAGCGGCTCTGGACCGAGATCGCCAAACTCACCGGTGCCAACAGCAACACCACCGCGCTGGTCGGCACGCCCGAGCAAGTCGCCGAAGTGTT
Protein-coding regions in this window:
- a CDS encoding LLM class flavin-dependent oxidoreductase, producing the protein MSIEFIGFISNNNSSETVVREGPVLNPTHIETVAKAHENAGFDRALLAFHSTTPDALQIAQHVLGVTDRLNVLIAQRPGFTAPTLLARQFAVLDQFSRGRVALHVITGGNATELRQDGNTLDDKDERYARTSEFLDVLKLEWTSDKPFTYKGRYYQVEKAFSQVKPYHSEGIRIYFGGASDAAIEVAGKHADTFALWGESYAQVRDVTSRVHNAAVRQGRPTPRFSLSVRPIIAPTEKQAWEKAEEILARATALQDKTGYRKPADGHATAGARRLLALADQGSRIDKRLWTEIAKLTGANSNTTALVGTPEQVAEVFGDYYDLGISHFLIRGFDPLIDAIEYGRELIPLTLELVAKRQAVRGEAAE